Proteins from a genomic interval of Alosa alosa isolate M-15738 ecotype Scorff River chromosome 8, AALO_Geno_1.1, whole genome shotgun sequence:
- the serpina10a gene encoding serpin peptidase inhibitor, clade A (alpha-1 antiproteinase, antitrypsin), member 10a, which produces MWVNMAAIHLLLGTVLLAVNSVAQTPGDDAEQLSLKNAEFGTSLYRRVAGTTDGNVVVSPLSLTLGLAALVEGAGAQTREQLINTLQLGPLQKADAPDSLPQLLQTLQADLEKDAAIRYDQGSALFATQQVQVETAFKDRVKQFFQTETQNVDFSKTEAAMTTINDYFRTKTGEKIREVVSPTMNANTQLMLVNAAFFKGQWVLPFNASFTQDERFYVDKYHIVQVPMMFRSDKYHLAYDPELKVGILKLPSSGGAAMLVVYPDEGVDITSIDDELYAKTYLDWLKKLKRTRLEVQLPRFSLLQSYSLKAGLANMGMPDVFQGNADLSILSKSQGLKLDEVVQKTAIEVDETGSQPDSAPADTGSLPPRLTINRPFLFLIYHEPTKNLLLVGRVVDPTKN; this is translated from the exons ATGTGGGTTAATATGGCTGCCATCCACTTGCTGCTGGGCACTGTACTCCTGGCTGTGAACTCAGTTGCCCAGACCCCCGGAGATGACGCCGAACAGCTCAGCCTAAAGAATGCCGAATTTGGTACCAGTCTGTACCGCAGAGTTGCTGGCACCACCGATGGGAACGTGGTGGTGTCGCCCTTGAGCCTGACCCTGGGTCTGGCCGCCTTGGTCGAGGGCGCCGGGGCCCAGACCCGCGAGCAGCTCATCAACACCCTGCAGCTGGGCCCACTGCAGAAGGCCGACGCTCCCGACAGTCTCCCCCAGCTCCTGCAGACCCTCCAGGCGGACTTGGAAAAGGATGCCGCCATCAGATACGACCAGGGCTCCGCTCTGTTTGCCACGCAGCAGGTCCAAGTGGAGACCGCGTTCAAAGATCGGGTGAAGCAGTTCTtccagacagaaacacagaatgTCGACTTCAGTAAAACAGAGGCTGCCATGACCACGATAAATGACTACTTCCGTACCAAGACTGGGGAGAAGATCCGAGAGGTGGTGTCTCCAACCATGAACGCCAACACACAGCTGATGCTGGTCAATGCTGCCTTCTTCAAAG GCCAGTGGGTTCTCCCTTTCAACGCCAGCTTTACCCAGGATGAGCGCTTCTACGTCGACAAGTACCACATCGTCCAGGTGCCCATGATGTTCCGCTCCGATAAATACCACCTGGCATATGACCCCGAGCTCAAAGTGGGCATTCTTAAACTGCCCAGCTCAGGAGGGGCAGCCATGCTTGTCGTTTACCCTGATGAAGGTGTTGACATCACCTCCATTGATGACGAACTGTATGCCAAAACATACCTGGACTGGTTGAAGAAGCTAAAGAGGAC GAGATTGGAGGTCCAGCTGCCACGCTTCTCTCTCCTGCAGTCCTACTCCCTGAAGGCGGGCCTGGCCAACATGGGCATGCCAGATGTATTCCAGGGCAACGCTGACCTGTCCATCCTCAGCAAGAGCCAGGGCCTGAAGCTGGATGAG GTTGTGCAGAAGACTGCCATCGAGGTGGATGAGACCGGGTCACAGCCAGACTCAGCCCCTGCAGACACCGGCAGCTTGCCACCGCGACTCACCATCAACAggcccttcctcttcctcatctacCACGAGCCCACCAAGAACCTGCTCCTTGTAGGAAGAGTGGTCGACCCCACCAAGAACTGA
- the ppp4r4 gene encoding serine/threonine-protein phosphatase 4 regulatory subunit 4 isoform X2 — protein sequence MFVSKMTLNQSGLFGQIDDLQDLTFIERPIRRSLKTAEEIDKLTVDEDLNDIERAVYLLSSGQDVQRASVIVNLPTLVRQNPAETFRRVVPKVREVLHVAGVEMQLAAASSFLTILQDDIVLIQTHTHSILQIVLLNLDHRETVVSNAWLETLLASIDALPKETIRQEILSPLVSKAQLSQSVQARLASCRILGKVAGKFDSSVVKKDLLPLVRSLCQDVEYEVRSCMCRQLEDIARGIGLDHTKAVVLPELVELARDEGSTVRLAAFDTIINLLEMFDSDDRTRVIFPLVKTFCEKCFKADEAVLASLSFQYGKLCHGLSACFTEEQHLWFLEFYKKLCFLGLQHENGHCESQAYQLELENKYAMVRRNCAYNFPAMMLFADPNHFLSELYRTFSSLCHDPEISVRRTAAEGFHEVVKLLGPNVHYVHKELVTLLQDDSLEVLDALLNHLQETLELATSRGEGAGPESKLVNVADLVPALVAAEQKAASSLRWRVHERLLHCYACLPRVVPADQIYFRFLQRMFSIITTNNVLPVQREAARTLCVFLRYNRKQEQRQEILTKIMQELGQGRSYWNRLRYLDLCEITMELFSKSYFCKHFLIQALELVSDPVANVRYKLCHMLPRLRSTIRLPADKHLLQQLEFCVRKLLCREKDKDVVATIRKIVLELDKMEITEPYHKRHERDLLDQKKEKEEALLLEMEMLERQQSEAKLVGEKHIEKKRRDSKTGLSGSKGMSGSTSGATLSTSAGKEMRKAKLARSRSLSSHPTTPKMSNSSDKTLKVKESGSCPGSGKSSMLAVNDDTMRPHHYSVASSSSSLSPTPSTSSMPVLIRSNTSSSVDHRGNGGKDTQSRKLSIQRKSNSFGMQSGRE from the exons CTCGGGCCAGGACGTCCAGCGGGCGAGTGTGATCGTGAACCTGCCAACGCTGGTGCGGCAGAACCCAGCAGAAACCTTCCGGAGGGTGGTGCCAAAAGTCAGG GAAGTGCTCCATGTTGCTGGGGTGGAGATGCAGCTAGCTGCGGCGAGTTCCTTCCTGACTATCCTCCAGGATGACATCGTCCTCATTCAGACTCACACCCACTCAATCTTGCAGATAGTCCTCCTCAACTTGGACCATCGGGAGACAG TGGTCAGCAATGCTTGGTTGGAGACTTTGCTCGCATCTATCGACGCTTTACCAAAGGAGACCATTAGGCAAGAG ATCCTGAGTCCATTGGTGTCGAAAGCTCAGCTGTCACAATCTGTTCAGGCCCGCCTTGCCAGCTGTCGGATTCTGGGGAAGGTAGCGGGAAAGTTTGACTCCTCCGT agTGAAGAAGGACCTGCTGCCCCTGGTCCGGTCGCTGTGCCAGGATGTGGAGTATGAGGTGCGCTCCTGCATGTGCCGGCAGCTGGAGGACATCGCCAGGGGAATTGG GCTGGATCACACGAAAGCCGTGGTTCTACCTGAACTGGTGGAGCTTGCTCGGGACGAGGGCAGCACGGTTCGTCTGGCCGCCTTCGACACCATTATCAACCTCCTGGAGATGTTTGACAGTG ATGACCGGACACGCGTCATCTTCCCGCTGGTCAAGACCTTTTGCGAGAAGTGCTTCAAGGCCGACGAAGCCGTCCTGGCCTCACTCTCCTTCCAGTATGGGAAGCTGTGCCATGGGCTCTCAG CTTGTTTCACTGAGGAGCAGCACCTATGGTTCCTGGAGTTCTATAAGAAGCTCTGCTTCCTCGGGCTGCAGCATGAGAACGGCCACTGTGAGAGCCAGGCGTACCAGCTAGAGCTGGAGAATAAGTACGCCATGGTGCGTCGAAACTGCGCCTACAACTTTCCA gCCATGATGCTGTTTGCAGACCCAAACCACTTTCTGTCTGAGCTGTACCGGACCTTCTCCAGCCTGTGTCACGATCCCGAGATCTCAGTGCGGCGGACTGCGGCAGAGGGGTTCCATGAG GTGGTTAAACTGCTGGGTCCTAATGTCCACTACGTTCACAAGGAGCTGGTGACGTTACTGCAGGATGATTCGTTAGAG GTTCTGGACGCTCTGCTGAACCACCTGCAGGAGACCCTGGAGCTGGCGACGTCGAGAGGAGAGGGAGCGGGACCCGAGAGCAAG CTGGTGAACGTGGCTGACCTGGTGCCGGCGCTGGTGGCGGCAGAGCAGAAGGCCGCGTCCTCCCTGCGGTGGCGCGTCCACGAAAGGCTACTGCACTGCTACGCCTGCCTGCCCCGCGTCGTCCCCGCTGACCAGATCTACTTCCGCTTCCTGCAGAGAATGTTTAGCATCATCACCACCAAC AATGTTCTGCCGGTCCAGAGAGAGGCTGCaaggacactgtgtgtgtttcttcgcTATAATCGCAAGCAGGAGCAACGGCAAGAGATCCTCACCAAGATCATGCAGG AACTTGGCCAGGGTAGAAGCTACTGGAACCGGCTCCGGTATCTCGACCTGTGTGAGATCACTATGGAACTCTTTTCAAAGTCCTACTTCTGCAAGCACTTCCTGATCCAGGCCCTAGAGCTGGTCAGCGACCCTGTGGCCAACGTCAG GTATAAGCTGTGCCACATGCTGCCCAGGCTGCGCTCCACCATCCGGCTGCCCGCAGACAAGCACCTGCTCCAGCAGCTGGAGTTCTGCGTGCGGAAACTGCTGTGCCGGGAGAAGGACAAGGACGTGGTGGCCACCATACGCAAG ATAGTGCTAGAGTTGGACAAGATGGAAATCACTGAACCG TACCACAAACGGCACGAAAGAGATCTGCTGGAccagaagaaagagaaggaggaggcgcTGTTGCTGGAGATG GAAATGCTGGAGCGACAGCAGAGTGAAGCCAAGCTGGTGGGCGAGAAGCACATCGAAAAGAAAC GAAGAGACAGTAAGACAGGGCTGTCGGGGAGTAAAGGAATGTCAGGGTCCACGTCAGGAGCAACGCTATCCACGTCAGCCG GTAAAGAGATGAGGAAGGCCAAACTAGCCCGGAGTCGTTCCCTCAGTAGTCATCCCACCACCCCCAAGATGTCCAACTCTTCAGACAAAACTCT AAAAGTGAAAGAGTCTGGAAGTTGTCCTGGCTCTGGGAAGAGCTCCATGCTAGCAGTGAAtg ATGACACGATGCGGCCCCACCACTACAGTGTGGCGTCCTCGTCGTCCTCACTGTCCCCGACCCCATCCACCTCCTCCATGCCCGTCCTCATCCGCAGCAACACGTCCAGCTCTGTGGATCACCGTGGAAACGGGGGCAAGGACACGCAGTCCAGGAAGCTCTCCAT TCAAAGAAAGTCCAACTCGTTCGGAATGCAGTCCGGGAGGGAATGA
- the ppp4r4 gene encoding serine/threonine-protein phosphatase 4 regulatory subunit 4 isoform X1 yields the protein MFVSKMTLNQSGLFGQIDDLQDLTFIERPIRRSLKTAEEIDKLTVDEDLNDIERAVYLLSSGQDVQRASVIVNLPTLVRQNPAETFRRVVPKVREVLHVAGVEMQLAAASSFLTILQDDIVLIQTHTHSILQIVLLNLDHRETVVSNAWLETLLASIDALPKETIRQEILSPLVSKAQLSQSVQARLASCRILGKVAGKFDSSVVKKDLLPLVRSLCQDVEYEVRSCMCRQLEDIARGIGLDHTKAVVLPELVELARDEGSTVRLAAFDTIINLLEMFDSALSPSPVDDRTRVIFPLVKTFCEKCFKADEAVLASLSFQYGKLCHGLSACFTEEQHLWFLEFYKKLCFLGLQHENGHCESQAYQLELENKYAMVRRNCAYNFPAMMLFADPNHFLSELYRTFSSLCHDPEISVRRTAAEGFHEVVKLLGPNVHYVHKELVTLLQDDSLEVLDALLNHLQETLELATSRGEGAGPESKLVNVADLVPALVAAEQKAASSLRWRVHERLLHCYACLPRVVPADQIYFRFLQRMFSIITTNNVLPVQREAARTLCVFLRYNRKQEQRQEILTKIMQELGQGRSYWNRLRYLDLCEITMELFSKSYFCKHFLIQALELVSDPVANVRYKLCHMLPRLRSTIRLPADKHLLQQLEFCVRKLLCREKDKDVVATIRKIVLELDKMEITEPYHKRHERDLLDQKKEKEEALLLEMEMLERQQSEAKLVGEKHIEKKRRDSKTGLSGSKGMSGSTSGATLSTSAGKEMRKAKLARSRSLSSHPTTPKMSNSSDKTLKVKESGSCPGSGKSSMLAVNDDTMRPHHYSVASSSSSLSPTPSTSSMPVLIRSNTSSSVDHRGNGGKDTQSRKLSIQRKSNSFGMQSGRE from the exons CTCGGGCCAGGACGTCCAGCGGGCGAGTGTGATCGTGAACCTGCCAACGCTGGTGCGGCAGAACCCAGCAGAAACCTTCCGGAGGGTGGTGCCAAAAGTCAGG GAAGTGCTCCATGTTGCTGGGGTGGAGATGCAGCTAGCTGCGGCGAGTTCCTTCCTGACTATCCTCCAGGATGACATCGTCCTCATTCAGACTCACACCCACTCAATCTTGCAGATAGTCCTCCTCAACTTGGACCATCGGGAGACAG TGGTCAGCAATGCTTGGTTGGAGACTTTGCTCGCATCTATCGACGCTTTACCAAAGGAGACCATTAGGCAAGAG ATCCTGAGTCCATTGGTGTCGAAAGCTCAGCTGTCACAATCTGTTCAGGCCCGCCTTGCCAGCTGTCGGATTCTGGGGAAGGTAGCGGGAAAGTTTGACTCCTCCGT agTGAAGAAGGACCTGCTGCCCCTGGTCCGGTCGCTGTGCCAGGATGTGGAGTATGAGGTGCGCTCCTGCATGTGCCGGCAGCTGGAGGACATCGCCAGGGGAATTGG GCTGGATCACACGAAAGCCGTGGTTCTACCTGAACTGGTGGAGCTTGCTCGGGACGAGGGCAGCACGGTTCGTCTGGCCGCCTTCGACACCATTATCAACCTCCTGGAGATGTTTGACAGTG CCCTCTCCCCCTCGCCTGTAGATGACCGGACACGCGTCATCTTCCCGCTGGTCAAGACCTTTTGCGAGAAGTGCTTCAAGGCCGACGAAGCCGTCCTGGCCTCACTCTCCTTCCAGTATGGGAAGCTGTGCCATGGGCTCTCAG CTTGTTTCACTGAGGAGCAGCACCTATGGTTCCTGGAGTTCTATAAGAAGCTCTGCTTCCTCGGGCTGCAGCATGAGAACGGCCACTGTGAGAGCCAGGCGTACCAGCTAGAGCTGGAGAATAAGTACGCCATGGTGCGTCGAAACTGCGCCTACAACTTTCCA gCCATGATGCTGTTTGCAGACCCAAACCACTTTCTGTCTGAGCTGTACCGGACCTTCTCCAGCCTGTGTCACGATCCCGAGATCTCAGTGCGGCGGACTGCGGCAGAGGGGTTCCATGAG GTGGTTAAACTGCTGGGTCCTAATGTCCACTACGTTCACAAGGAGCTGGTGACGTTACTGCAGGATGATTCGTTAGAG GTTCTGGACGCTCTGCTGAACCACCTGCAGGAGACCCTGGAGCTGGCGACGTCGAGAGGAGAGGGAGCGGGACCCGAGAGCAAG CTGGTGAACGTGGCTGACCTGGTGCCGGCGCTGGTGGCGGCAGAGCAGAAGGCCGCGTCCTCCCTGCGGTGGCGCGTCCACGAAAGGCTACTGCACTGCTACGCCTGCCTGCCCCGCGTCGTCCCCGCTGACCAGATCTACTTCCGCTTCCTGCAGAGAATGTTTAGCATCATCACCACCAAC AATGTTCTGCCGGTCCAGAGAGAGGCTGCaaggacactgtgtgtgtttcttcgcTATAATCGCAAGCAGGAGCAACGGCAAGAGATCCTCACCAAGATCATGCAGG AACTTGGCCAGGGTAGAAGCTACTGGAACCGGCTCCGGTATCTCGACCTGTGTGAGATCACTATGGAACTCTTTTCAAAGTCCTACTTCTGCAAGCACTTCCTGATCCAGGCCCTAGAGCTGGTCAGCGACCCTGTGGCCAACGTCAG GTATAAGCTGTGCCACATGCTGCCCAGGCTGCGCTCCACCATCCGGCTGCCCGCAGACAAGCACCTGCTCCAGCAGCTGGAGTTCTGCGTGCGGAAACTGCTGTGCCGGGAGAAGGACAAGGACGTGGTGGCCACCATACGCAAG ATAGTGCTAGAGTTGGACAAGATGGAAATCACTGAACCG TACCACAAACGGCACGAAAGAGATCTGCTGGAccagaagaaagagaaggaggaggcgcTGTTGCTGGAGATG GAAATGCTGGAGCGACAGCAGAGTGAAGCCAAGCTGGTGGGCGAGAAGCACATCGAAAAGAAAC GAAGAGACAGTAAGACAGGGCTGTCGGGGAGTAAAGGAATGTCAGGGTCCACGTCAGGAGCAACGCTATCCACGTCAGCCG GTAAAGAGATGAGGAAGGCCAAACTAGCCCGGAGTCGTTCCCTCAGTAGTCATCCCACCACCCCCAAGATGTCCAACTCTTCAGACAAAACTCT AAAAGTGAAAGAGTCTGGAAGTTGTCCTGGCTCTGGGAAGAGCTCCATGCTAGCAGTGAAtg ATGACACGATGCGGCCCCACCACTACAGTGTGGCGTCCTCGTCGTCCTCACTGTCCCCGACCCCATCCACCTCCTCCATGCCCGTCCTCATCCGCAGCAACACGTCCAGCTCTGTGGATCACCGTGGAAACGGGGGCAAGGACACGCAGTCCAGGAAGCTCTCCAT TCAAAGAAAGTCCAACTCGTTCGGAATGCAGTCCGGGAGGGAATGA